In the genome of Desulfovibrio desulfuricans, one region contains:
- a CDS encoding branched-chain amino acid ABC transporter permease — MNARNGLLGGPTLAVAVVLILMPLALPSSTLATEILIFAMAVLACNLLLGYGGLLSFGQGLFFGAGSYVAALTMMHAHFSLLAALLAAMCCGAVIAAFVGAMAIRRVGIYFVMMTLAFSQTGYFLAYTLSDWTGGDNGLLNVPRPPLALFGVTLADLNGGMAYYAFVAVLFLLVFIAARRVIASPFGSTLIAIRENETRAYAVGYDARRFKMLAFALSGAVTSLAGGLYAMQLHFVPLENIQMAMSEHIVIMTVIGGTGSLFGSLLGAGSWVILADLLSSIWPRWMILMGGGLIAVVLFLRGGLWSGLEALMQRLCTKKRAPAQTDAITPDDTAAPGKGEQE, encoded by the coding sequence ATGAACGCACGTAATGGTTTGCTTGGAGGCCCCACCCTGGCCGTCGCCGTTGTCCTGATACTCATGCCGCTGGCGCTGCCCTCCTCCACTCTGGCGACAGAAATACTCATCTTTGCCATGGCCGTGCTGGCCTGCAACCTGCTGCTGGGCTACGGTGGGCTGCTTTCGTTCGGGCAGGGGCTGTTTTTTGGCGCGGGTTCTTACGTCGCCGCGCTCACCATGATGCACGCCCACTTCAGCCTGCTGGCGGCCCTGCTGGCGGCCATGTGCTGCGGGGCGGTCATTGCCGCCTTTGTAGGGGCCATGGCCATACGCCGCGTGGGCATCTACTTTGTCATGATGACCCTGGCCTTCAGCCAGACCGGATACTTTTTGGCCTACACGCTTTCAGACTGGACGGGCGGCGACAACGGCCTGCTCAACGTTCCCCGCCCGCCGCTGGCGCTTTTTGGCGTCACGCTGGCCGACCTCAACGGCGGCATGGCCTATTACGCCTTTGTGGCAGTGCTTTTTCTGCTGGTCTTTATCGCTGCCAGACGCGTCATTGCCTCGCCCTTTGGCAGCACGTTGATCGCCATACGCGAAAACGAAACCAGAGCCTATGCCGTGGGGTATGACGCGCGGCGCTTCAAAATGCTGGCATTTGCTCTTTCCGGCGCGGTTACGTCGCTGGCGGGCGGCCTGTACGCCATGCAGCTGCACTTTGTTCCGCTGGAAAACATCCAGATGGCCATGTCCGAACACATTGTCATCATGACCGTCATCGGCGGCACGGGCTCGCTGTTTGGCTCGCTGCTGGGCGCTGGCTCGTGGGTTATTCTGGCCGACCTGCTTTCAAGCATCTGGCCCCGCTGGATGATCCTTATGGGCGGCGGGCTTATCGCTGTGGTGCTGTTTTTGCGCGGCGGCCTGTGGAGCGGGCTGGAGGCCCTGATGCAGCGCCTTTGCACAAAAAAACGCGCTCCGGCGCAGACCGACGCCATCACCCCCGACGACACCGCCGCCCCCGGCAAAGGAGAACAGGAATGA
- a CDS encoding ABC transporter ATP-binding protein produces the protein MSDYILKTENLSLSYGGFKAVDNVNLQVGNRTIHSVIGPNGAGKTSLFHCLTGGRRPTGGHIVFNGADITHKSPDARVSCGMTRSFQITSLFQNLSVRENLRLASQGRDGNSALVFWRSLQSGRRHLEMADSVMERLGLTNRANAAAGDLSHGQQRILEVGMALCGEPKLLLLDEPTAGMGVDDIPLMTNLIADLGKDYGVMLIEHNMNIVMSISDMVTVMSRGSVLVEGKPELVRADSRVREAYLGEAA, from the coding sequence ATGAGCGACTATATTCTCAAAACGGAAAACCTCAGCCTTTCCTATGGCGGTTTCAAGGCTGTGGACAACGTCAACCTGCAGGTCGGCAACAGAACCATCCATTCCGTCATCGGCCCCAACGGTGCGGGCAAGACCTCGCTTTTTCACTGTCTTACCGGCGGCAGGCGTCCCACTGGCGGTCACATCGTGTTTAACGGAGCAGACATCACGCACAAGTCGCCCGACGCGCGGGTAAGCTGCGGCATGACTCGCTCGTTTCAGATCACAAGCCTGTTCCAGAACCTCTCGGTGCGCGAAAACCTGCGTCTGGCCTCGCAGGGGCGCGACGGCAACAGCGCGCTGGTGTTCTGGCGCTCGCTGCAGTCTGGCCGCAGGCACCTTGAAATGGCCGATTCGGTCATGGAACGCCTGGGCCTGACCAACCGGGCCAACGCGGCTGCGGGCGACCTTTCGCACGGGCAGCAGCGCATCCTTGAGGTGGGCATGGCCCTGTGCGGCGAGCCAAAACTGCTTCTGCTCGACGAACCCACGGCGGGCATGGGCGTGGACGACATCCCGCTCATGACGAACCTCATTGCCGATCTGGGCAAGGACTACGGCGTCATGCTCATCGAGCACAACATGAACATTGTCATGTCCATCAGCGACATGGTGACCGTCATGAGCCGGGGCAGCGTGCTTGTGGAAGGAAAGCCCGAACTGGTGCGCGCCGACAGCCGCGTACGCGAAGCCTATCTGGGAGAGGCCGCCTGA
- a CDS encoding ABC transporter ATP-binding protein, whose translation MLTVSSICSCYGKSRILEDVSLTVGDGELVTLLGRNGAGKTTTLKSIAGVVRPVSGSITFMGKELVGKPIYEIARAGISLVPENRGIFGMLSVEENLTIAVRPGPWNMTKIYDFFPRLYERRKNGGNALSGGEQQMLSIARGLLTNPWLLLLDEPTEGLAPVIVDEILKGLIKIKQSGMSVLLVEQNLNMCQKLADRHYIIEEGRIVYSGSAHEFANDLSVRDRYLAIGA comes from the coding sequence ATGCTGACCGTATCATCCATCTGTTCCTGTTACGGCAAGAGCCGCATCCTCGAGGATGTCAGCCTTACCGTGGGCGACGGCGAGCTGGTCACCCTGCTGGGGCGCAACGGCGCTGGCAAAACCACCACGCTCAAATCCATCGCGGGCGTAGTGCGGCCTGTCTCCGGCTCCATCACCTTTATGGGCAAAGAGCTTGTGGGCAAGCCCATCTATGAGATCGCCCGGGCGGGTATTTCGCTGGTGCCGGAAAACAGGGGCATCTTTGGCATGCTGTCGGTGGAGGAAAACCTCACCATCGCCGTGCGGCCCGGCCCCTGGAACATGACGAAAATCTACGACTTTTTTCCCCGCCTGTACGAGCGCCGCAAAAATGGAGGCAACGCCCTTTCGGGCGGTGAGCAGCAGATGCTCTCCATAGCGCGCGGCCTGCTCACAAACCCCTGGCTGCTGCTGCTCGACGAACCTACCGAAGGCCTTGCCCCCGTTATCGTGGACGAAATTTTAAAAGGCCTGATCAAAATCAAGCAGAGCGGCATGTCGGTACTGCTGGTGGAGCAAAACCTGAACATGTGCCAGAAGCTGGCCGACCGCCACTATATTATTGAAGAGGGACGCATCGTCTACAGCGGCAGCGCCCATGAATTTGCCAATGACCTCAGCGTGCGAGACCGTTACCTGGCCATCGGCGCCTGA
- a CDS encoding amidase has product MSHADDPGEMSAVELGKLFRQKKLSPVEAAKASLGRIARFNEHVNAFCHVDEQGALAAARAAEQRFMKNSPLSPIDGVPSSIKDLTLAAGMPTHKGSLTVDPNANPGVDAPFTQRMREAGAVLLGKTATPEFGWKGVTDNPVSGITRNPWNTGRTSGGSSGGAAVAAALNMGVLHQGSDAGGSIRIPAGFCGVFGMKPSFGFIPQWPASAMTTLSHMGAISRSVADAALMLNVTARPDSRDSYQGWGFPADWTSDLEKPLAGLKAAYSPTLGYVQVHPEVRQAVDRAVALLETLGAVVEQTDPGFADPVDSFNTLWFAGAAKILAGVTDEMKKRMDPGLAAIGEQGQSISAVAYLKATEARSVLAETMARFHQRYDVLLTPALPITAFEAGRNNPVGDPNGNWVSWTPFTYPFNMTQQPASSVPCGFDAQGLPVGISVVAAKYDDLTAMRVSYALERALKPVFPSEPVNRA; this is encoded by the coding sequence ATGTCACATGCGGACGACCCCGGCGAAATGTCGGCAGTGGAACTGGGAAAGCTTTTCAGACAAAAAAAGCTTTCGCCGGTTGAAGCCGCCAAGGCGTCGCTGGGGCGCATTGCCCGGTTTAACGAGCACGTCAACGCGTTTTGCCATGTGGACGAGCAGGGAGCGCTTGCTGCTGCACGCGCGGCGGAACAACGCTTTATGAAAAACAGCCCGCTCAGCCCCATCGACGGCGTGCCGTCGTCCATCAAGGATCTGACGCTGGCGGCTGGCATGCCCACGCACAAAGGGTCTCTTACCGTCGACCCCAACGCTAACCCCGGCGTGGACGCGCCCTTTACGCAGCGTATGCGCGAGGCCGGGGCCGTGCTGCTGGGCAAAACGGCTACGCCCGAATTTGGCTGGAAGGGCGTTACCGACAACCCCGTCAGCGGCATCACCCGCAACCCATGGAATACCGGGCGCACGTCGGGCGGTTCGTCCGGCGGCGCGGCGGTGGCTGCGGCCCTGAACATGGGCGTGCTGCACCAGGGATCCGACGCGGGCGGCTCCATACGGATTCCCGCCGGTTTTTGCGGCGTATTCGGCATGAAGCCCAGTTTTGGCTTTATTCCCCAATGGCCGGCCAGCGCCATGACCACGCTTTCGCACATGGGCGCAATCAGCCGCAGCGTTGCTGACGCGGCCCTGATGCTGAACGTAACCGCGCGTCCCGACAGCCGCGATTCGTACCAGGGTTGGGGCTTTCCCGCCGACTGGACAAGCGACCTCGAAAAGCCGCTTGCGGGCCTCAAGGCCGCCTACAGCCCGACCCTCGGCTATGTGCAGGTGCACCCCGAGGTACGGCAGGCCGTGGACAGGGCCGTCGCCCTGCTTGAAACGCTGGGCGCGGTGGTCGAGCAGACCGATCCCGGCTTTGCCGACCCGGTGGACAGCTTTAATACCCTGTGGTTCGCAGGGGCGGCAAAGATACTTGCCGGCGTTACGGACGAAATGAAAAAGCGCATGGATCCCGGTCTGGCGGCCATTGGCGAGCAGGGGCAGTCCATCTCTGCCGTTGCCTACCTCAAGGCTACCGAGGCCCGGTCCGTACTTGCCGAAACCATGGCCCGCTTTCACCAGCGTTACGACGTGCTGCTGACGCCCGCCCTGCCCATCACCGCCTTTGAGGCCGGACGCAACAATCCGGTTGGCGACCCCAACGGCAACTGGGTTTCGTGGACGCCGTTCACCTATCCTTTCAACATGACGCAGCAGCCCGCCTCTTCCGTACCGTGCGGGTTTGACGCGCAGGGCCTGCCCGTCGGCATATCCGTTGTGGCGGCCAAGTATGACGACCTGACGGCCATGCGCGTGTCGTATGCGCTTGAGCGGGCGCTTAAACCAGTTTTTCCTTCAGAGCCGGTCAACCGGGCCTGA
- a CDS encoding aminotransferase class III-fold pyridoxal phosphate-dependent enzyme: MSESSIKTNHTTYNLQSWSKQKGLNPIAIEKTEGIYIWDTAGKRYTDMSSQLVNMNLGHGNKAIIDAIKKQAETCCYISPSYGSEPRGELAKLLVSLMPDNIGKVFFTNAGADANENAVKMARMFTGRTKVFSRYRSYHGSTFGAGNLTGEPRRYALEPGIPGFVKFFDPYIYREKINFASEAEATEFYLGKLREQIIYENPATVAAIVMETVTGSNGVIIPPAGYMPGVRKICDEFGIMMICDEVMTGFGRTGKMFGFENFDVKPDLVSFAKGVTCGYVPLGGVAVSKAIAAFFDDNLLSCGLTYSGHPLACAAGLACVNYYKEHNILANVTARGAELAATLKGFKAKHPCVGDVRAIGLFAAVELVKDRATKEPLVPYGKDPEGVMKKIVGALAARGFMTYSHENMFLIAPPLIITAEQLAEELAKVDEVLTTVDQQIGK; encoded by the coding sequence ATGTCAGAATCTTCCATCAAGACCAACCACACCACCTACAATCTTCAGTCCTGGTCAAAGCAGAAGGGCCTGAACCCCATCGCCATTGAAAAGACCGAAGGCATATATATTTGGGACACAGCCGGCAAACGCTACACCGACATGTCGAGCCAGCTCGTGAACATGAACCTTGGGCACGGCAACAAGGCCATCATCGACGCCATCAAAAAGCAGGCCGAAACCTGCTGCTACATCTCGCCCTCGTACGGCAGCGAACCCCGCGGCGAGCTGGCCAAACTGCTGGTCAGCCTGATGCCCGACAACATCGGCAAGGTGTTTTTTACCAACGCAGGCGCTGACGCCAACGAAAACGCCGTCAAAATGGCCCGCATGTTCACCGGCCGCACCAAGGTATTTTCGCGCTACCGCAGCTACCATGGCTCCACATTCGGCGCGGGCAACCTCACCGGCGAACCCCGCCGCTACGCCCTTGAACCCGGCATCCCCGGCTTTGTGAAGTTTTTTGATCCCTACATCTACCGCGAAAAAATCAATTTTGCCTCCGAGGCCGAAGCCACGGAATTTTACCTCGGCAAGCTGCGCGAGCAGATTATTTACGAAAACCCCGCCACCGTGGCGGCCATTGTGATGGAGACCGTCACTGGCTCCAACGGCGTCATCATTCCCCCGGCGGGCTACATGCCCGGCGTGCGCAAAATCTGCGACGAGTTCGGCATCATGATGATCTGCGACGAGGTCATGACGGGCTTTGGCCGCACGGGCAAAATGTTCGGCTTTGAAAACTTTGACGTCAAACCAGACCTGGTCAGTTTTGCCAAGGGCGTTACCTGCGGCTACGTACCCCTGGGCGGCGTGGCTGTTTCCAAGGCTATTGCCGCGTTCTTTGACGACAACCTGCTTTCGTGCGGCCTGACCTACAGCGGCCACCCCCTTGCCTGCGCTGCGGGCCTTGCCTGCGTAAACTATTACAAGGAACACAACATCCTTGCCAACGTGACCGCGCGCGGCGCGGAGCTGGCCGCTACCCTCAAGGGCTTTAAGGCCAAGCACCCCTGCGTGGGCGACGTGCGCGCAATCGGCCTGTTTGCCGCCGTGGAGCTGGTAAAAGACCGCGCCACCAAGGAGCCGCTGGTACCCTACGGCAAAGACCCCGAGGGCGTGATGAAAAAGATCGTCGGCGCACTTGCGGCCAGGGGCTTTATGACCTACAGCCACGAAAACATGTTCCTTATTGCGCCTCCGCTCATCATCACCGCAGAACAGCTTGCCGAGGAGCTGGCAAAGGTTGACGAAGTGCTGACCACGGTCGACCAGCAAATCGGCAAATAA
- a CDS encoding iron-containing alcohol dehydrogenase family protein: MKFAYSMPTRVVAGEGCLVENAAALKEMGKKALIVTGRHSARANGSLDDALKALALNGQGYVLFDKVMSNPTVQCAFEGAAAMREGKCDFVLAIGGGSPMDAGKAMALLAARDEAVDPAAIFSTAYTAAYPVVAVPTTAGTGSEVTQYSILTNDAAETKTSIANPLIFPRLAYLDPRYMSGLSQTVTVNTAIDALSHAVEGMLSVRASAISDGMARQSIEMLAGCFGPMREGTLSVQNRADLLCASTLAGMVIANTGTTAVHAMGYSLTYYKNIDHGRANGLLLPEFLAFTAKHAAGRVQNILACMGLADVADFAALLGGLLGKRETLTPEELAHYAEKASKAGNIGNCLVRPEKDDLLAVLKAALG, from the coding sequence ATGAAATTCGCCTACTCCATGCCCACGCGCGTTGTCGCGGGCGAGGGCTGCCTTGTGGAAAACGCGGCAGCGCTTAAAGAAATGGGCAAAAAGGCCCTTATTGTTACCGGCAGGCATTCCGCCCGCGCCAACGGCTCGCTGGACGACGCCCTCAAGGCGCTGGCGCTCAACGGGCAGGGATACGTGCTGTTTGACAAGGTCATGAGCAACCCCACGGTACAGTGCGCCTTTGAAGGCGCCGCCGCCATGCGGGAGGGCAAGTGCGACTTTGTGCTGGCCATCGGGGGCGGGTCTCCCATGGATGCGGGCAAGGCCATGGCCCTGCTCGCCGCGCGGGACGAAGCCGTGGACCCTGCCGCCATATTCAGCACAGCCTATACGGCGGCCTACCCTGTCGTGGCCGTGCCCACCACCGCCGGCACCGGCTCGGAAGTGACGCAGTACTCCATCCTGACCAACGACGCGGCGGAGACCAAGACATCCATCGCCAATCCGTTGATCTTTCCCCGGTTGGCGTATCTCGACCCGCGCTACATGAGCGGCCTGTCCCAGACCGTCACCGTCAACACCGCCATCGACGCGCTTTCGCACGCGGTTGAGGGCATGCTTTCCGTACGCGCCTCGGCCATAAGCGACGGCATGGCGCGGCAGAGCATTGAAATGCTGGCAGGCTGCTTTGGCCCCATGCGCGAGGGCACGCTCAGCGTGCAAAACAGGGCCGACCTGCTCTGCGCCTCAACCCTGGCGGGCATGGTTATTGCCAATACAGGCACCACGGCGGTGCACGCCATGGGCTATTCGCTCACCTACTACAAAAATATTGATCATGGCCGGGCCAACGGCCTGCTGCTGCCGGAATTTCTGGCGTTTACGGCCAAACATGCGGCCGGGCGCGTCCAGAACATTCTGGCCTGCATGGGGCTTGCGGATGTGGCCGATTTTGCCGCCCTGCTCGGCGGGCTGCTGGGCAAGCGTGAAACGCTCACCCCCGAAGAACTCGCGCATTACGCGGAAAAGGCCAGCAAGGCTGGCAACATCGGCAACTGCCTTGTCCGCCCCGAAAAAGACGATC